Part of the Nothobranchius furzeri strain GRZ-AD chromosome 2, NfurGRZ-RIMD1, whole genome shotgun sequence genome, TTTACAGTGTAAAACTTCTGTTTTATATTTTGATTGGGTATTATTTTGGGTATTTAGTCTTATGATGATCAGAACACTCCTTTATGTTTTATAAATCTGTATAATAATAATGTCTTTGTAATGTAAGAAATAATTTCCAGTAGGTGTGATTTCTGTCTTCTCTGTTCTTGTTTTTCATTGAAAGGTTCTAGTTTCACTGCTTCCTCAGGCCTCTACGCCACCAACAACTCTGTGTCCAACCCTGCCAACTACACTGCTACACAGCAGGTAATGCACACTCGTGCACACTGAGAACAAGAGTCCAATAACCAGAACAGATAAAACAGTTGAAGTAAATGGTTCTTTTTTTGGTTGCAACAGTGTTTGAAAGTGATTTTACAGCCACACTCCAGCACAGCTTCCTCAGggtagaatgaaaaaagaaagctCACTACTCTGCAACATGGGAAACGCAACTCTTGTGAAAGAGTTTTGTTTTGAATATTTGACTTCGTCCAAATGATGAATCGTTTTGTGGTTGTAAAATGCTTAGAAGGGGATTTCAATTTCTGTCTATGATAGATGTGGCTGTTTACATGAGAAAAGGCtaggtttggtgtgtgtgtgtgtgtgtgtgtgtgtgtgtgtgtgtgtgtgtgtgtgtgtgtgtgtgtgtgtgtgtgtgtgtgtgtgtgtgtgtgtgtgtgttgtattacacatgtgtgtgtgtgttgtattacacatgtgtgtgtgtgttgtattacACAAGTTATCAGAACAAATCTGTTGAAATCATTTGGGGCACAAAAAGCAAAATTAGCACACACTGGGATCGTTTCCGTTATCAGAACTTCCAAATAATTGTACCAGACCTTTATGGCATTCCCGTGTCTCTATTTCCCTGAAATGACAAATTTCCACGACATTTCAGGGATCAACAGAGTACCAGAACAAGGGTATGTGCTCTGAAATGGCCCTATAGGGTCACTGGGCAGGACTTGTGGTTAACACatactgattggttgtaactctttaggaaatgacatcagcaggtgTGGCTAAAAAACCTGgaatttgtaaaattggaagcgTTAATGGTGAAGCTGAAttaaaggaaaagaaaataagtaGCGTTGATGCTGCTTTAAACTCACCTCTCCTAAACTCCCAACCTTAAAAAACGCGGCGGGACTCCCGCCCCAACGCCATACCTCACAGTGCTTTGTGGTGTCTTGCAGAGCACCCTAAAGAAACGGCACTTCTTCTGATCATTGAACACTTCTTTTTACATCACCTGAATCGACTAAATTATGATGTGTGAGAGAATTTAACTTTTTCATGTAATGTACATGGATGGTCTctggcactgatcagtgacatcactcactgttgAAACGGTCGTGAAATGCTGAcgtcttaagctgggcggacactgtgcgactttttcactcgtagcactcagcttcagctcaaactgtacgacttcctcgcagggcagatctcacgagtcatgcactcacattgcacgacccagttctcggatgcgatttgactgctcacactgtacgtctggtagcaacacgtcggccctaaaaatatgctaaaaatagcagtttttactcaacacgtcagacttttttgtcttgtcttgcctgttgtccttcgggagtgctgcaggaggacacacagggatttatgggggttggatgaggaaaactaaataaagaaagtaaatctgtgttttgtgatcagtttaatttgacatgaacacgacaaacacgctttcttgacaatctttgtgagtaaaaaaatgtgtagaaataaaaacgaacagcgtgtgttagggAATTAGCGGGCGagcagcgttgatgcaggattgcgcatgcgccgtgagcggttctgatactttttgggtcacagctgctcgcagcgccgcttcaacagtgcgataaccTCATGAGGgatgagcgaaatattaaacacgccagaagtctgtgcgagctcatgactgctgatcggtagctggtcacgtggtgttaatcgcctctcataaccccctgtacactacacgacgctcggcgcaaaactcgccccgatctcatggattctcgcacgagtgtaaaatcggctcaaaaaagtgaaaaagtcgcacagtgtacgcccggcttcaaagtcctgaaagggacgATTTTGTATGGAGACCCAACGGCTGGGAGGACAGAGCCATCGTACCTCCCGGTCACTCTTCCCTATCCCAGACATTTCCTGGAACTCCTATAGTAGAAACGGCTATTACTCCTATGTTTTCCCTGCTTGCTAATCTGTGTTATCATCTGCAGGATTATCCCTCATACACAACATTTGGCCAAAACCAGTATGCGCAGTATTACCCTGCCTCCACCTACGGGACGTACGTCACCTCCAACAGCGTGGACAGCACCAGCTCCACGGCAGCTTACCAGCTGCAGGATCACACTCAGGCTATGACAGGACAGGCTGCAGAACTTCACCCAGGTGTGCAGAAAATGTATCCTTATtaataactagggatgtaagaaaatatcgatatggcaatatattgtgatttttCCTGCAACGCTATACtggtattcaaaagctgtgtatcacaTTTTTGGAATAATTTACATGCAATCTTTTTGtgtgcaattcaaacgctgaccactagttggcagcagtgtgcaatgggttttgtttccaccactgaaacgtAAATCCCTCTATCGTGGTTCCGATACCTcacgttaaacatgttacgtatcagtttggactgttaattgaattttcctacaaaacagtctaaaaaaaattgttaaaatcgtctggctgaatgtatcgcaacatATCGTACTGTCTCCCCTGaatgtgatacgtatcgtatcgccagaatttcaccaatacacatccctataaATAACCTTACAGAACAATTAATTACATGGCATCAGCTGTTATTAGTTTACTGGTGCTTGATAAACGACGTATTAGCTGTTAGCACATCAACACTCTTGAATGTAAAAGCtttttctctaaactgaggccaCTCAGAAAGCTGTAActttcacacagaaacacacgtcAAAGTGGCAAGTCATTTAACAGCAATTTGATGGGTGGTCTCAAAGATTTTGTTTGATTTGTTACATTATTTGAGTCTTCCTCATCCACCCCCTCCCTCTCGCTCTCCTTTCTCTCTCCGTACGAGCCCCGAAAACCCGAGTCTGGTTCTGGTTACTGAGCAGCAGTGGGTGCATATAGCACTGCAAGGGTGTGCTCGAGTGGAATGTCCATCTGTAGGCCTCTACTGTGTTTTTCCATGCATTCGGAATATCGATTATATGCTTTGTTAGGAATCATCTGATTACATAATGTGTTTGAATTATTGCACACTTCCTTTAAATCTGAATCCTACATTTTCCAGCGGACCTTTTGTTTAGGTTTCTTTCGAGAGTTTAAGTGGATCTTTCAGAGCAATTACTGTGAATTATTAAACTTGCCAAAGCTCTGTAAAAGTCTGAGTTATTGCTCTTCCTAACGTGGACACGGCATTCTAATGGAAGCTGTTTTAAACATGTCTTCACTGCTTTCACAATACAGTGAAGGTAGTTTGATTGTGCCAAATATTTACCATTCAAGCATAACTGTGGTTCTGTTGACTCTCAGGGGACTTTGATACAGTGCAGAGCCCCTCCACGCCCATCAAAGAGCTGGATGACAGAGCCTGCCGGAGTGGGGGGTCCAAGTCTCGTGGCAGAGGCCGCAAAAACAACCCCTCTCCTCCCCCTGACAGTGACCTGGAGGTAAGTGACTGAAAAACATGTTCTCACTGAGAACCAAGAGCACTGACCGGATTATCAATTCAAGCGTCACTAGAGATTTGTTCTGACTTTCAGTTTTGACCTTCTGCTGGAGAAGAACTGAGCAGAGAAATCAGTTTCTTTTATTTGTTCTGCAGAGGGTGTTTGTGTGGGATCTGGACGAGACGATCATCGTCTTCCACTCTCTGCTCACAGGCTCCTATGCACAAAAATATGGCAAGGTAATAATCCGCCTCCAAAACCTGGTAATATTTTCACTCTCTGGGTCGAGACAAAATATCTTCTGAAAATAATCGCTTATTGTCTGGCAACCTCCCGGAGCGCTTCTCCATTTAGTAATGAGTTAGTCAGAAAAAGTGGGCATTAACAAATAAAACTGAATGCAACAAAACATGAAAATACAAGAAAAAAGGCAAAACAAATGAGAGAAAGTGGGACAAAGCATTCCAATACCTCGGAAATTACGACAGAATCACTTGTATAACTTTTCCACGAATGttgcagtgtgtgtcctgtcatgaCCCATACTCAAACCCTTTCAATCCAGAGGAAGCAGTCCACCTTTCTCGGGTTGAGAACCATGACATCAGAACAGgacaacatcatctgcaaaaagttgATGAGAACCTTCCTTCACACTAAACAGGATCAGTGATGGGGGGGCACCCTGGCAGAGTCCTACCTGCTCTAGCAGTGAGAACGTGGACACAGCTCTTACTGACTGTTTCAACACCAGATTGCCCTTAAACGTCACCCTGGTACCCAATACTCCTGCTGCACCCCTACAAAATGCCTCAGCAGGCGAGGTTGGAAGGCTTCACCGGGTCCGCAGAGCACATTGGAGCTCGACTGCCTAACCTCTGCGACCCCCTTATCAAGAGTGACGATCCGGTCTAAAGCTTCACAGCTCAGAGAAAAGCCCCCCTGCTCCTCCGAAATATCGGGTTGGACTGTCACTCCACGCCTCCTTTCCAAAAAAGTACAAAATATTCTCCAAAAATGACCAAAACCAATTACATTTCCCCATCAGCTCATATTCTCTAACTCAACAACAAACAGGGCACTCGTTGTTCACAGGCATTTGTACCTCTCAGTGGACTTTAACTGCTCCAAGAACGATACGCTCAATTTATAAGTGCATAGTTTATAAAACGAGTCTTTAAATGTAGCTATAAATAACTGTCAGTACTCTTATTAGTCTAATCGTAACCTGAATGTGCTCATTTCTACCTCTGAATGGTGTTTACTCCAGTCCTCTCTGAACTGGTTTGGTGGTCACTTTCTCACTTACTAGCTGCACTGTTTATAGTTCCATTTATTTAATAGTTCTTGGCACCGATCTGGGATCATCCTATGTGGCCACGGCTGCAGATTTTTATTGGGTGATGTCGTTTCCTGTGGGTACCCGTGTGGCCACTGGCCTCCCCGTGTAGGCTTTTCATATTTGGTTCATTCTACTGTTCTGTTTCTGCCTGGCAGAACAAAAGCTGGCATGGTCTGAGGGCATGTAGCCAGACCTTCATAGAACTTTGAGGGCAAGTCGCTTTACAAATAGGCATTTGTGGGGACTGATGGGCTTCCTTTTTGCTCCACACCAGTGAAATTTAATGTTTGGCAGTTTGGATTTATAAGAAAAGCCCcggttacttgtgtgtgtgtgtgtgtgtgtgtgtgtgcgcgtgtgtgtgtatgtgtgtgtgtgtagggcagAAACACATGTGGCCTCAGAGGCTGAGTCAGACTCAGAAAGATGATTTCATGATGTGCGTTTGGACTCAAGTGGAGACATTTGTGCATTTGTGATATGCATTCCAAAAATGAGAAGTTTTCTGTGGTTAAAAAactgttttgtattttataaacTAAAACATTTTCGTTGAACTTTATTTGAGCACAAACTGAATTTGCACCAAAAACATAAAAATCAGCAGCATGAGTGTTTTTGTGGAAATGAACACGGATCATGTTATTTTCAGATTAAAATGTGAAGTTTGGACCAGATTTATTATATTCTTCTACCATAGTTTTTAATTTAAATGTTTATGCTTGCTGATTTTTTTATTCTGTAGAATGTGTTGCTTTAAATTTGAAAACCAACCATTTCTAATAtgcaaaagatttttttttactaaatttgGGGGACCTGTTAATGCAACATACTTCTCTAAATAATTACAGGGGCCTTTTTTTCACCTTATTTTCTGCTGATGCGAGAATCCGTGGCAGCTGCTTCTGTTTGCACCTCACCCTAACTAGCATTTACAGTATGGACACAGAGACCACCAGATCTAAATTCCTGTCATACGTGGTTCGAGGTCAGATCTGCTGGACGCAAACACAAAAAGTCAGACTGCTTATAGCTCATTTGTAACAAGGGAAGATGTTTGGGACATCAGTAGGTGTGGATTTTTAAGAGTTCAAGGAATTAGTGTAGAAATAGTCAAATTAGCCAGACGAATatttataattacttaaatattaTTAAAAGTTTTGGCCTAATTGCAGCACCTGGAAAGGCTTAATGCTTTCACCCTTCCTTGATTTTGTTTCTGACActcaggaatgtgtgtgtgtgtgtgtgtgtgtgtgtgtgtgtgtgtgtgtgtgtgtgtgtgtgtgtgtgtgtgtgtgtgtgtgtgtgtgtgtgtgtgtgtgtgtgtgtgtgtgtgtgtgtgtgtacatgcgcatgCACCCCCTCGCTAACCTTCCCTCTCCTTCCTGTTGGTTTCTTTCTATTCCGGTCTGACAGTGTCAGCGAACTGTGCGACAGGCTGTCGACCCCCGCTGGTCTATCACAGATGATGGTTTTTGCAGCTGAGTTTCAGGCTGGCAGGGCAGGCTGTGCTCTCCCAAACacgcgcaagcacacacacacacacgcgcacacacacaggcaaacaGTTCTCATACATTCGGGCTCCGGCAGGCTCCGCTCAGGCAGAGGgtgtttccagcttctgtgtttcAGAAAAAGCTGAGTTCTAGTGATTTAGAAATCCCCCATGTCTGCAGGACCCTCCCATGGCGGTGACCCTTGGTTTGAGGATGGAGGAAATGATCTTCAACTTGGCCGACACGCACTTGTTTTTTAACGACCTGGAggtaggaaaaaaaaaacttttacgtTTATGCTTAAATTTTAAGAGAAGTGTTTAAAATTGCATTTTTGTTTGCACATTAACTTAAAGATTAATAAAGTTGCTCACTGAGATGTCACTACCGCCATCTAGTGGCAAAGTGAATATTGTTTAGATTCTGATTTATCCGCATGGACTTATGAGTGTTTGTGACTCCAGGAATGTGATCAGGTACATATTGATGACGTATCATCAGACGACAACGGCCAGGACTTAAGGTTAATATTTCATTTAATTTAGTTTGCATGATGACTTTTTTTCTACTTGAAATCTTTTTTCTTAAAATTGAATTAAACATTCTGATGATAATTAACAATAATCAAGTTTTTGTTCCACCAGAGCAGACTTTTCAAATaaaacatattattattattgacagTACTTACAGTTTTGCAACTGATGGCTTCCATGCAGCTGCAACCAGCGCCAACCTGTGCCTGGCTACGGGGGTCCGTGGCGGGGTTGACTGGATGAGGAAGCTGGCCTTCCGCTACAGACGGGTCAAGGAGTTGTATAGCACTTACAAAAATAATGTCGGGGGTAAGCTAATACAAATGCAGTAATTTTGATCTGTACTAGGAGAAAGGTGCTGTTCAAGAAGGGTTTTATTGTCCTAAAGTAACACCTGAGCAGTTTTCTGTTCCtctgtcctactggttgaaagtggaattataaagtctgtcgtaaacaaccctgctgtagctattGCTAACAACTAGCTaatgctaaccctaacccccaactaatactaaaataatccacaaagtaaaaagatccacactgttgaacaaaaaaaaattacaagtccagaaacaacaaagccaggtcaccatcagtccgtgattttgtagcctcttttagctcaaactaacacaaacccggctgatgttcactctgattTTAGCTCTTTACTTCACGTCCAATGACATTACTCTATTACTTTTACGTCCAGGcttcaccatgatgccaacaaaaaaaaagcaaatttcttctttttctacttgtgcTTTATATTGATGATtagcgaactgaaaaagctatatgttagcattacagctaacagccatgaAGCAGGTAAAGACCTCCCCCTATAGAGCACCTACATGCTCCACAAAACTTAAGTGCAGTAACTGGccaatagaagaagaaaagatctcttctacagcgcctctcaagataaaaatcacgaggcgcttcacaaaaacaaaaaattttaaatattaaaaagaatttagaaggtgattaaaaatatgtttaaaatgagcaaaaatagactattgtgattaaaatatgtaaagaaagagagagagtgaataggaaagagggaaatcggtgggtcctgaggaaggtggaataggtggggagagcagaaccaggagagggtgatgaaggtcaagcaaaagccagcttgaacaagtgagtcttcagctgctttttaaaggagtccactgagtccactgatctcaggctcagggggagagagttccagagtctgggggccacagcagcaaatgatctgtcacctttgacctttagcctggtgcgcagtagagggctgcagagtggtgttcaAAGTGAAGTTGGTGAAATTTCTACTCACACGGTCACTTAAACCCACTTTTGAAGGAATagtttaaagtgttaaaaaaacTGTTTAGTGTTCCTTTAAAGCAGAAATGAAGATTTTTGTcagatggcaccatctagagcaggggtgtcaaactcattttagctcaggggccacattgagggaaatctagtcccaggtgggccggaccggtaaataaaaaaaaacttcagattgttttctttgttttaatacaatcaatataaaacaaggctggagcctgaggacagtgtagtacaagtacaacacctgaagtgtacttgaaattttgaaaaaaaaaaaaaaatcaatcaataaaaaaaaattccttAATGATTCAAAgaacttacagatcacatggcaagatcagtttcatgcagcacttaaagcatatttgactcatttaactttacatcttttagctttcaccagcacatcaatatcagaagtcacatcctgagtggcagccaacttcaggatgtgattcaagttcttgtgtgagccttgagcgcagctttgttttatttatactcattacagagaaaacttgctcacaaagattagtttattttcactctacattgtaaagtatgaaaataaagtttacacaaccatctcgcgggccggattaaacccgcttgcgggccggatccggcccgcgggccacatctttgacacccctgatctagaggcAGAAAATGCGTCGCACCTTAAGGCAAACTTTACCTCTGAAAACAATTTCTCGTGTTTCTATACCTCTGACCCTGTgactctgtttttgtgtgttgtaGGTCTGCTGGGTCCAGCTAAAAGAGATGCCTGGCTGCAGCTCAGAGCCGAGGTGGAAGCTCTGACGGACTCCTGGCTCACCCACGCACTCAAGTCCCTGTCCATCATCAGCTCAAGGTGACACATTGTTTTACTTTTTTCCATTGTTGCTGATTTTTCTGTGTTCTTGAAGTAATCCCAACACGGCAACAGATTATGCACAGAAGTGGAAAAAATGGTGTGTTCTGTGTTCATGCCCACAGGAGTAACTGTGTAAACGTGTTGGTGACCACAACGCAGCTCATCCCGGCGCTGGCTAAGGTTCTTCTATATAGTCTCGGTTCCGTTTTCCCCATCGAGAACATTTACAGTGCAACAAAAATAGGTGAGGCtcacacacgcatgtacacacacagtcaTGGTTCAGATCACATAACGTGTGGAGCCTGAATCCTACCTGTTGCATTCGgccctttgaacaacctcagtttgtagAAATAGATATAATCTCGTCATCTTGATAACATACGGCTAGTTGAAGTGGGTGCATTGCTATTAGGAAGTAGCTCTAATCTGAAAGAAATCATTGCATTTTGTATTTTTCTGCTTTTGATACCCTAGGATGGGGTTTACATACTTAAATAAATAGTTGCTTGTGGTATTTGCACTAGCAAAATAACGGACTTTGGACTAGTCATTAGCTTGTCACTGCGGTCAATCTGtttttctctaaactgaggtcattcaaaaAGCTAACGACCACAGGTAAGATGAAATTCATACCTATAAACCGAATCAAACTTCAATAGATCCAGCTCTCTAATATATAAGAAGAAAGGATAATAAATAATTTATCTACAGTTAATTCAAATGTTTTGCCACATTTTTGACAATTGTTTTCTTTAAAGGTCAAAGTCactgaagaggattagggccactgaaaagaaaaaaagcaacTAAAGAGAATTTTGACTCTTTTTCTTAAAACTAATAAAGTCAGTATCCGAGAAAAGTCTGAATTTTCTCTTTGCTTTTCtgcggccctaatcctcttccgtacaaaGTTGTAAATAACAAGGTAACCGTAATTCAGTTacttggattttaaatggcagttTTGCTTTTATTACATAGAAATGTGGTTATTTCTATTTGCTAATGATGGCGGCAGCTAGCTGTAGCATTTCTGGGTCACCTCCAGGGAGAATTTTATAATATTTTTCCTGAagtatagaataaaatagaaaagTAATTTGTTGTTATACTCAAAGTTACAAATTACTTGAGTGTTCTCACCAAGCACTATGCACCACAGATAGTTACAGCAAAAGTAGGTAGCAAAACAATGAAATCTTATTTGAAAAACACAACCTATTTAATAACGGGTGAAATGGGAACCAGTTGTTGGTGTGAACTAAAAATACATTTGCAAATGAAACCATAGCTTGAAGTTGTTTGAAGATGAGCCATCCTtgcactagccgttagcttgtcaatGTGGCCAGGATTATTCTATATTTCTCCAAGCACAGGTCGTTCGAGGCTATTTCCACAGCAGGTAAGAATGGTTGATTCCACATAATTTGTTTATTTGAGCCTAAGTGCTGACATCTTTGGGCCCGACGAGCGTGGGAGAGCCATTAGGTGCGGCACATGTTTGTGTTGTGGCGCACGCCGCTCTGCCACTTCCTGTCACATCTCCATCCAAACAAATGGAAAACCTGTGAAAGCCGTTTGTTTTTCTCCAGGCAAAGAGAGCTGTTTTGAGCGTATAGTCTCCCGCTTTGGCACTAACATTACATATGTTGTGATTGGCGATGGGAAGGATGAAGAGCATGCTGCCAGCCAGGTAAACAAACAGCTTGTGAACTTTGACCCCTCTGACCATGTGACCCTCCTTCCTCcccttgtttatttgttttttgcaGGGAAAGAGAGTTGCTTTGAACGCATAATGCAAAGGTTTGGCAGGAAAGTAGTGTATGTTGTAATTGGGGACGGTGTGGAAGAGGAGCAGGCGGCCAAAAAGGTAATGGACCCCCGAAACCTTAGCGTGACCCCGCCTACTCCGCACAGTGTGAGCTCTGATTGGACGAAACCTGCCTTTCTTTGCTGCAGCAGTTTTTTGTTTCTCTGGTCCACTGGCTTTTTGTTTTCATGGTGTGATGGGAACCTGGAGTGAATATCTGAGTTACAATCTGGCttggcttattgtggatatttgtaCTATTAAAGCTGAAACGTCCCTCCAACACGGAACGTCTGAACAAAGATGACCTCGTTCAGAACTTTAATTCTTAATAAAATGTTTTGCCAAATGTACACAGTAACCAAGCTTTACATAATCACTTGTTTAGAGAATCATTGCTGCTTTTTCCAGTGATTTTAAATGTCCTTCCTATAGGTACTCTACATTAGAACATGTCTCCTTCAGAAAACGACTCCTTCCTCTTCAGCTTTGGGTTTTATTTGTGACACCTGGGGTCGTTTAAAGAACAATGCATTTTGGGAAATATTCCTATTTACTTCCTTGTTCGGTTAGATTGAAAAGACAGATAAAGACTGTTTACTTGGAACAAAAAGCTGGAAATATGGGGGGATTTTAAGCATAGCTGTTTTAAATTAAAAAGATGCTTTTAGAATCAAATGTCAAAATGTTTACAAACAGATCTTTGGATAAAGAAGTGGTTCACATGAACAGTTCAGGGAACATTTTCATTCAGCTGTGCGTGCTTTCACCAGTAATCCAAGTTTTTAAACGTTAAATAGAAAATCAGGAACTTTTTATTTGTAGGTATGAAATAAACCAGTTAGTGGTTAGAACTGGGTGAAAAATTCAAGATTTTTTTGCAACAACAGACCCACTAAAAGTTTATATTTAACACATGGTTGTATTTACTAGGGATGCACTGACAGGAAACGGGCCGAtatgtgctggtgtgtgtgtgtgtacacatttaTGCTTCAGAGACTAAACACAGGACTAAACAATTAAACATCAACGCCTCACTCTGTGAAAGACACAGAAACAAGATAGAAAACATATTGGTTAAGatcagcccagttttatttatgggGCCGATACCCAtggtaaaaaatgactaacatatcgtattgatgccaaattaccgacgggattaaaaatgtataaaaactgTAGTTTTCTTAATTATCTAAAATGTGCAGAAATGTTCCTCTCGTCTAAAACGACCCAGAAGACCAGTACGTCTAGGAGCCACACCAACGTTTGAGTCGTCAGCCAGATTCTTCTGCCTGTCATGCAACTCAGAACAGGAGCTGCATATTTCCCAAAATGCTTCCGGATAAGACGTGCATGGGTTTGGTTTGCAGTGCCATTGCAGCTCCAGGCTATATAGATGGCGTAGCTTGCATGAGCTGAGGTGGTGGTCTTCCactgctggagcagaacctgtggttttaatggtgtgtgttcACTTCACAGCACAACATGCCCTTTTGGAGGATATCCAGTCACTCTGACCTGCTGGCCTTGCACCAAGCACTGGAGTTTGAATACCTGTAAGGACTGTACCATTGTGGACTTGTGCATCGCTACCATGGAAACAGCCCTCTTTTGTACTATTTAAGAACAAAACTTAAGACTgcatcttgtgtttttttttttttatctttttctgaATGTTTGGATTTACAAACTCTTTATGGTCTTAAGCAAAGAGGTTGGAGGTTAGAGGTCAGTGGGGTTTGGAGGAACTGGACTCTATGCACAGTGACCTGGATGCTGATACACTTCTGAAGAATCCAGTTTACCGTCCACGCAGCTGAGCCAGAAAAGGATCTTCTCAGAACCTGGAGCGTTTCTCTTCCTGTTACCTGGCGTTTATCTAGAGCAACAGACAGACATCCTCACCTAATGTTAATCTGAAGGCATCTGCATAGATTCTAATGTAAACTGGGATACTTTCTCCCTTCAAAGGGTTTTTTTCCTGGTGGTAAAACTCATGCAGTCCGTGGTAAAGAAATCTGTAAATTATTTCCAATAAACACAACAGTGGATGTTTGTTTCTTTTGTCAATAAAATTCTAGCTATTCTTTCCCTCC contains:
- the eya4 gene encoding eyes absent homolog 4 isoform X4 — encoded protein: MTCQQNAGGKAAFTFKVKKLHSESHVPDPSDTRSMEMQDLASPHNHVGGGDPAGSKLDKSNLGSPSITTNGTGGESMTVLNTADWLLGCSSPSPSSGSKDYVKTEPLNNSDTVTTTGDASLDTYAGSVITSSGYSPRSAHQYSPPLYPSKPYPHILSTPAAPPMPTYAGQPQFSSMQQSTMYTAYSQTGQAYGLSTYDLGMMLPGIKTESSLTQSQSPLQTGLSYSPGFTTPQPGQTAYSPYQMPGSSFTASSGLYATNNSVSNPANYTATQQDYPSYTTFGQNQYAQYYPASTYGTYVTSNSVDSTSSTAAYQLQDHTQAMTGQAAELHPGDFDTVQSPSTPIKELDDRACRSGGSKSRGRGRKNNPSPPPDSDLERVFVWDLDETIIVFHSLLTGSYAQKYGKDPPMAVTLGLRMEEMIFNLADTHLFFNDLEECDQVHIDDVSSDDNGQDLSTYSFATDGFHAAATSANLCLATGVRGGVDWMRKLAFRYRRVKELYSTYKNNVGGLLGPAKRDAWLQLRAEVEALTDSWLTHALKSLSIISSRSNCVNVLVTTTQLIPALAKVLLYSLGSVFPIENIYSATKIGKESCFERIVSRFGTNITYVVIGDGKDEEHAASQGKRVALNA
- the eya4 gene encoding eyes absent homolog 4 isoform X1, whose translation is MTCQQNAGGKAAFTFKVKKLHSESHVPDPSDTRSMEMQDLASPHNHVGGGDPAGSKLDKSNLGSPSITTNGTGGESMTVLNTADWLLGCSSPSPSSGSKDYVKTEPLNNSDTVTTTGDASLDTYAGSVITSSGYSPRSAHQYSPPLYPSKPYPHILSTPAAPPMPTYAGQPQFSSMQQSTMYTAYSQTGQAYGLSTYDLGMMLPGIKTESSLTQSQSPLQTGLSYSPGFTTPQPGQTAYSPYQMPGSSFTASSGLYATNNSVSNPANYTATQQDYPSYTTFGQNQYAQYYPASTYGTYVTSNSVDSTSSTAAYQLQDHTQAMTGQAAELHPGDFDTVQSPSTPIKELDDRACRSGGSKSRGRGRKNNPSPPPDSDLERVFVWDLDETIIVFHSLLTGSYAQKYGKDPPMAVTLGLRMEEMIFNLADTHLFFNDLEECDQVHIDDVSSDDNGQDLSTYSFATDGFHAAATSANLCLATGVRGGVDWMRKLAFRYRRVKELYSTYKNNVGGLLGPAKRDAWLQLRAEVEALTDSWLTHALKSLSIISSRSNCVNVLVTTTQLIPALAKVLLYSLGSVFPIENIYSATKIGKESCFERIMQRFGRKVVYVVIGDGVEEEQAAKKHNMPFWRISSHSDLLALHQALEFEYL
- the eya4 gene encoding eyes absent homolog 4 isoform X2, whose product is MTCQQNAGGKAAFTFKVKKLHSESHVPDPSDTRSMEMQDLASPHNHVGGGDPAGSKLDKSNLGSPSITTNGTGGESMTVLNTADWLLGCSSPSPSSGSKDYVKTEPLNNSDTVTTTGDASLDTYAGSVITSSGYSPRSAHQYSPPLYPSKPYPHILSTPAAPPMPTYAGQPQFSSMQQSTMYTAYSQTGQAYGLSTYDLGMMLPGIKTESSLTQSQSPLQTGLSYSPGFTTPQPGQTAYSPYQMPGSSFTASSGLYATNNSVSNPANYTATQQDYPSYTTFGQNQYAQYYPASTYGTYVTSNSVDSTSSTAAYQLQDHTQAMTGQAAELHPGDFDTVQSPSTPIKELDDRACRSGGSKSRGRGRKNNPSPPPDSDLERVFVWDLDETIIVFHSLLTGSYAQKYGKDPPMAVTLGLRMEEMIFNLADTHLFFNDLEECDQVHIDDVSSDDNGQDLSTYSFATDGFHAAATSANLCLATGVRGGVDWMRKLAFRYRRVKELYSTYKNNVGGLLGPAKRDAWLQLRAEVEALTDSWLTHALKSLSIISSRSNCVNVLVTTTQLIPALAKVLLYSLGSVFPIENIYSATKIGKESCFERIVSRFGTNITYVVIGDGKDEEHAASQHNMPFWRISSHSDLLALHQALEFEYL